A single region of the Thermoleophilum album genome encodes:
- a CDS encoding GtrA family protein, which translates to MQLQRAGDGGLGDLAPTGERAGGESRPLYGGAATARLRASAVRIGTYAGRVRAGVRRPHNWVQLVKFCVVGASGYAVNLTVFALAIHALGLHYLAAATVAFVCALTNNFFWNRHWTFRARDGRPAFQAPRFLLVSVVAFLFAAAVLELLVAGVGLAELPAQALAIVTATPLNFVGNKMWSFAARR; encoded by the coding sequence ATGCAGCTTCAGCGCGCAGGCGACGGCGGCCTCGGCGATCTGGCGCCGACGGGCGAGCGCGCCGGGGGCGAGAGTCGTCCGCTTTACGGAGGCGCCGCGACGGCTCGTTTGAGGGCTAGCGCGGTGCGCATCGGCACCTACGCCGGTCGCGTTCGAGCGGGTGTGCGCAGGCCGCACAACTGGGTGCAGCTAGTCAAGTTTTGTGTCGTCGGCGCCTCGGGATACGCCGTCAACCTGACCGTCTTCGCGCTCGCCATACACGCTCTCGGGCTGCACTACCTTGCCGCCGCCACCGTCGCCTTCGTCTGCGCGTTGACGAACAACTTTTTCTGGAACCGCCACTGGACCTTTCGTGCCCGCGACGGGCGGCCCGCTTTTCAGGCGCCACGCTTTTTGCTCGTCAGTGTCGTCGCCTTCCTGTTCGCCGCGGCGGTCCTCGAGCTCCTCGTGGCAGGGGTGGGCTTAGCCGAGCTACCGGCGCAGGCGCTCGCGATCGTCACCGCCACCCCCCTCAATTTCGTGGGGAACAAGATGTGGAGCTTCGCGGCGCGTCGCTAG